Part of the Oncorhynchus tshawytscha isolate Ot180627B linkage group LG23, Otsh_v2.0, whole genome shotgun sequence genome, GCTTTCCTTGAATGAGTGAGAGAAATTGGTTTCTGTTAACTGTATTACTAGTGACATTGACTGACTCATTGTCCTGACTCTGCCCCCTCCCCCGGTCCCCAGGGTGCTGTACGAGGGCAAAGAGGTGGTGAAGCAGGGCTGGTATGTGATCGAGACCACCCCCTACAGCCGCTCAGCCAGCCTGAGCTCCGGGGGGCCCGCCACCCACCGCACCTTCCTGACTTACCGCCGGGCCCCAGAGTCCCAGGCCCTCCACACCCTGGGGGTCACAGACATCTCCCTCCTGCTGCCCAGTAAGGGGGAGGTGGCCCCCCACACCTTCTGCCGGGTGGAGAAGAACCTCAACACTGGCATAGTGGGTTTGAAGCGCTCTGTTTTTCTActgttttttaaattgattttttaaaCTTAATTCTtcatctttctccctccatctctctctctctctctctctctctctctctctctctctctctctctctctctctctctctctctcactgtgctttgttgttttggctccaCAGTGGGGTCCAGCCTTATACTTGTGCTACAAGAGAGCTGTAGCCAAAGCCAATGCCCTAGTCTATGAAGCAGGTGAGTGTAGACTGTTCCATTATGACGGTATCACAGCACTCATTCTGCTGTGTCGCGATATGTGACATTTTAAACAGGCCTATTGACCTACTTTtcacaatttaaatacatttagaaGTAGAAAGATCTACCAAAAATGAAAGTCTCTCTGTAGTCACTAATCAAAATGGTACTTTTATTAAGCGTCTGTGTGTTTCCCAGGTCTGATCAGTCGGTATCCGGAAGCGGACGTGGAGTCGTTCCCCCTGCCAGAGTCTGTGCCTATGTTCTGTCTGCCCATGGGTGTGACGGTGGAGAGTTGGCCCCTCAACACCAAGTACCAGCTCCCTGTCTTCTCTACCTTCGTCCTCACTAGCGCCTGTGGCGACAAGGTGGGTCCGCCTACCTGCCttcttctcacacacactctccaacACTCTTAACACTGCGCAGTGGCTGAGCTATTGAGTCCATTGGGTTATGTGTTAAGCTGTGTAGGAATTTTCTCTAGATTATATCAGGTGAATGTATAATCTATTGTAGCTCGTTGCAAGTCACCGGTTCAGTCAATTTCAACAAATGACAATAACTTAAGATGTCATTATTTGTCAGACATTGAAATACTTCACCTCATCCATGATGTAACAGTGACAATCATAACGGTAATAGTAAAGTTTCCTAATTCATATTAAATCCAGACAACAAgctaaaataattataataaaagCCCCGTTTATTCCAAAATATAAATCATATCATCCTATTAGGATGTTCCCAGGATGAACCTGACCCCTTTCTTCAACTGTTTCCAGAACCTCCTCAGACCTATTTCAAGCCAAATCACCCCTGTACTCTTTCCCTGCACCATCATCTCCATCAccaccctcttctcctttcctttctctgttCCCTATATCCTTCCTTTTCTGCTCTTTCCTCTCAGCCTTGCTCTCAAGCCGTGTTTTCTTATCCCCTGCCTTGTCACCTGGGGGACCTGGCCATTCTTTTTCTAAGATAGATAACAAGTATTGTTTAACTGCAATAACAACAGAATACTAGTATAGCTACTAATTCTTGTTTAgttgtactactgctactactggattCGTTCTAAAATGGTTACGTTGAAGAGATGATAGTTTACTAAACAGAAGGATAGTACAGTAGAAACAACATTATAGTGctgaaataaactcagcaaaaaaataaacgtcctctcactgtcaactgtatttactttcagaaaacttaacgtgtaaatatttgtatgaacataagattcaacaactgagacatgaactgaacaagttccacagacatgtgactaacagaaatggaataatgtgtccctgaacaaaggagtggtcaaaatcaaaagttacagtcagtatctggtgtggccaccagctgcattaagtactgcagtgcatctcctcctcatggactgcaccagatttgcccgttcttgctgtgagatgttaccccactcttccacctagGCACCTGCAAGGGAATGGCCCTAggcctcaccctccgatccaacaggtcccagaggtgctcaatgggattgagatccgggctcttcactggccatagcagaacactgacattcctgtcttgcaggaaatcacgcacagaatgagcagtatggctggtggcgttgtcatgctggagggtcatgtcaggatgagcctgcaggaagggtaccacttgagtgaggaggatgtcttccctgtaacgcacagtgttgagattgcctgcaatgacaacaagctcagtccaatgatgctgtgacacaccgccccagaccatgacggaccctccacctccaaatcgatcccactccagagtacaggcctccgtgtaacgctcattccttccacGATAAatacgaatccgaccatcacccctggtgagacaaaaccgcgacttgtcagtgaagagcactttttgccagtcctgtcttggccagcgacggtgggtttgtgcccataggcgacgttgttgccggtgatgtctggtgaggacctgctttacaacaggccttcaagccctcagtccaacctctctcagcctattgcggacagtctgagcactgatggagggtttgtgcgttcctggtgtaactctggaagttgttgttgccatcctgtacttgtcccgcaggtgtgatgttcagctgtatcgatcctgtgcaggtgttgttacacgtggtctgccattgCGAGgtcgatcagctgtctgtcctgtctccctgtagcgctgtcttaggcatctcacagtacggacattgcaatttattgccctggccacatctgcagtcctcatgcctccatgCAGCATAgttaaggcacattcacgcagatgagcagggaccctgggcgtctttctttggtgtttttcagagtcagtagaaaggtctctgtagtgtcctaagttttcataactgtgaccttaattgcctaccgactgtaagctgttagtgtcttaacgaccattccacaggtgcaggttcattcattgtttatggttcattgaacaagcatgggaaacagtgtttaaaccctttacaatgaagttctgtgaagttatttggatttttacaaataatttttgaagacagggtcctgaaaaagggacatttatttttttgctgagtttagtcacTAAAGCTCACCTTTGATTGACCACCCTTTGTTTTTCCGTCTTTATCTGGACAAATCCTGGACTCGCCAAGCCATGTCCTCTAACAATCCCTCCATCTTGGCTAGGTATCTACCCTCTACTTCCAGTTTTCTGTCTCCATAGGATCTCCCTCTTTCtgatctctctcctcttgtcctctaaCCACTCCCTCTCGCTCTTGAACATTCTGTCACATTTCTGTTCAAAAAGACTTAGGTCCTGTTTTTTCCTCATGTGATCTCCCTCTGCCTTCTGAAGGTGCTCTACTGTTTGGGAGTCAGTGCAGGTTTCACTGTTTGGGAATCAGTGGCCGTCAGTGCAGGTTCCACTGTTTGGGAGTCAGTAGGCGTCAGTGCAGGTTGCACTGTTTGGGAGTCAGTAGGCGTCAGTGCAGGTTGCACTGTTTGGGAGTCAGTAGGCGTCAGTGCAGGTTGCACTGTTTGGGAGTCAGTAGGCGTCAGTGCAGGTTGCACTGTTTGGGAGTCAGTAGGCGTCAGTGCAGGTTGCACTGTTTGGGAGTCAGTAGGCGTCAGTGCAGGTTGCACTGTTTGGGAGTCAGTGGGCGTCAGTGCAGGTTTCACTGTTTGGGAGTCAGTGGGCGTCAGTGCAGGTTGCACTGTTTGGGAGTCAGTGCAGGTGCACTGTTTGGGAGTCAGTGGGCAGGTTTCACTGTTTGGGAGTCAGTAGGCGTCAGTGCAGGTTGCACTGTTTGGGAGTCAGTAGGCGTCAGTGCAGGTTGCACTGTTTGGGAGTCAGTAGGCGTCAGTGCAGGTTGCACTGTTTGGGAGTCAGTAGGCGTCAGTGCAGGTTCCACTGTTTGGGAGTCAGTAGGCGTCAGTGCAGGTTGCACTGTTTGGGAGTCAGTAGGCGTCAGTGCAGGTTCCACTGTTTGGGAGTCAGTAGGCGTCAGTGCAGGTTCCACTGTTTGGGAGTCAGTAGGCGTCAGTGCAGGTTCCACTGTTTGGGAGTCAGTAGGCGTCAGTGCAGGTTCCACTGTTTGGGAGTCAGTAGGCGTCAATGCATGTTTCACTGTTTGGGAGTCTGTGCCATCTCTCTCCTTTGTATGGATCTGTTAAGACAAAATTAAACTACTATAAGCCTATTTGGAAATTTAGCCGAGACCGCTTTCACATTTGCCTTCACTTGAAACGGAGCAGAAAAGCGAATCAGAAAATGCCAGTGTTTACCGAAGTTGGGCAGTGGTGTCTGGTCCTGGAATGACCTTCTGATGGCAGACAATTTTCTTGTCGTCCTGAAAAAAGAAAAGGTGTCCATATAATCATGCAAACAAGACCAATACATTGATCAAGAATGGTTAGCATATGGCAATAGGCTGTAGTGTTTTGGCAATATTTGAttttaattgttttttaaattcacaGTTATTGGCCTTCTTGGGCAGATAGATGCACTGCGTTAGCGATTCATTGCATTCCCCTCTGCCTTCTGTGGGTGTTCCACTGTTTGGGTCACAGAGTCAGTGCAAATGGAACAACACTTAGCCTATATGGAGAGTATAGCCAAGATCACTCTCACATTTGCCTTCACTTGAAACAGATCTGAAAAAATGGAATGCCAGTGCCATAATGAATGTATGGGCTGGTTTACCGAAATGGGCAGTGATGTCTGGTCCTGGATCTGCCTCTTTCATGGCAGACAGTTTTCTCATCTTCCTGAAAAAAGAAAAGGTTTCAATTATTATTATGACAAGAACATGACATGGATCAAGAATGATTTTCGTATGGCATGCGATTAAGAATTTCAGATTAGGTTAGCATGTTTTTAAAGCTTTTTTAAGCTTTTTTTTAACTCACAGTTATTGGCATTCTTTGAGGGATAGATGACACACTCCGTCCGCAAGTCATAACGTCCCTCTCTGCATTCTGAGAGTAGTCCACTTTTTGGGACACAGTCAGTGCCATCTCTCTTTTGTATGGATCTGTTAAGACAATGAAATAACTGTTTATTTCATTTCATGTTTACTGTAGATTGAAAGTTGAGGCGGAACCAGGTGTAAAAATTAATAAATAACAACTTTTCAGAAAATGTCAGTGTTCCTCCATACTGTATTAACCAATGAGGTATAAGGGCTGGTTTGTCCAAATTGGGCAGTGGCGTCTGATCCTGGATCTGCGCCTCTCACGCAGACAGATTTCTCATCCTCCTGAAAATATAATGTTTTATTACCATGAACATGACATGGATCAGGAATTATTTGCATATGGCATCAGATTAAGAAATCTAAGATAAGGCTATCGTGTTAAAACAACATATTcgtatgatttttaaaaaaaaatttttacttACAGATCTTCCCCTTCGAGGGACACACTCACTACGTCCACAATTCATTATGTCCTTTTCTGCCTTCTGAGGGTGTTTCACTGTTTGGGTCACAGAGTCAGTGCCTTCTCTCCTTTGTATGGAAAAATTAAACAACTCTTAGCCAAGACCACTCTCAAATTTGCTTTCATTTgaaacagaactgaaaaagtttaTTACAGAACGTCTGTGTTACTAATAAGTACAGTCTTATGTATTGGCTGGTTTACCAATGTAGGGCAGTGGCATCTATCCCTGGATCGACCTCTCGCACGGCTGACAGTTTTCTCTTCATCAGAAACTGCAGTTCTTCGGGACATGGATTTTTCACAAACTGACGATTTTGGAATATGATGTTCCATTGATTTTGTTTTGATATAGTAATCATCACTATGGTAACTCAGAACTCATCTGATTATGATTAGGGAATAGCGTCAtgagtgatgacatcacaatcacaaggtatatctcactgatcatccccaaagccaacacctaatttggccgcctttccttccagttctctgctgccagtgcctggaacgaattgcaaaaatagctgaagttgaagacttttatttccctcaccaactttaaacatctgagcagctaaccgatcactgcagctgtacatagtccatctgtaaatagcccacccaatctacctacctcatccccttactgtttttattttatttacttttctgctcttttgcacaccagtatctctacttgcacatcatcatctgctcatttatcactccagtgttaatctgctaaattctaattattcgctcctatggcctatttattgcctacctcctcatgccttttgcacacactgtatatagactttcttttctctactgtgtcattgacctgtttgtgttattggcttgtttattgtttactccatgtgtaactctgtgttgttgtctgtgtcacactgctttgctttatcttggccaggtcgcagttgcaaatgagaacttgttctcaactagcctacctggttaaataaaggtgaaatatatattttttaaatgacaccCCAGTGAGGAGTATGTTGCTAATTCTATGGTTGCGTCAACAAAAACTAATTCTAGAACCAAATGGGCTGAAGTATTTCTAATTCTACAAAATGCCATGACCTACAGTGGCTGACAAGGttcacaaatacacactcacaaaGAAATGCATATCAAGTGTGatatatgaacattgacaagttcTAATGTTGATAAATGCCAACTATCTGTTGATTGAGTTGTGCGTAGTTATTTACCAATGCAGCTATTCAATATCATGCTTGCCTACTTAAATTACAAGTTTTAAATTGGCCCACTATATAGACTTTGTCTGCGACAGCAGCAAGAAGctataaaaacaacaaaaacattgagATGCAAATGACTCCAGTATGAACTCGCTCacagtttaataataaaaaaatctatCTTGCATTTGCTAAATGCTAACTGTTCACACAGTTCAAAGCATCTAGCGTTAGCTGAATCCTTAGTTTTTAACATTCCCGTTTCTCCTCTTCCCGTCCCAGGTTTACGGTGCTGCCATCCAGTTCTATGAGGCGTTCCCACGGGAGTGCCTCTCGGAGCGGCAGAGCGTCCGTCTTGGCCTGGTGAGCGTGGTGGACCGGCGGCCTATCACCAACCGCACCCTGCAAGTGAAGAAGagcgtgtgtgttctctcccacTGGCCCTTCTTCACCGTCTTCCAGAAGTTCCTCACCTTTGTCTACCGATACTCCATCTCCGGACCCCACGTGCTACCCCTCGAGAAGTCAGTGGCCCTTCATGGCAAATATCAGCAATGTGTCTTTATGAACCTAAACTGGCTGATCTAGTGGCTAATAAACCGTAGGCCTATTGGCTATTGATTCATGTTATGGTTGGTTGATTTATTAACAGGAACTCTGCTCTCTCCAGGCACATCTCCAGCTTCATGCACAACGTCCCGTTCCCTTCCCCTCAGCGGCCTCGCATCCTAGTGCAGGTAGGGACACCTGTCTTTAACTCAATTCACATTCTCTTATCTTTATTCCTTATGAACACATCAAAGCACTTGAAAGAATCAGAAAGGTGGAATGGAAAACCTTGCTAAGCATTGGTTTAGCTCAGGGCTATACAGAAGGCAGCATTAAAACTGCTAATTCAAGTAAGGCATAACTGTGATTATTAGTTGAGTCAGGTGTTTTAGTGCTAGTTTAGAACAAAAGCTTGCTTGCTCTGTGTGTGCTtgtatatgcctgtgtgtgtgttacaagcGGAAACTCAGCTTGAGTTCTATTTGAACTTGACACCAGTAGCATTGTGGTGTTTCTCACTAAAGATTTGACTTCCTCCCCCACAGGAAATGGGTGTTGAATTAATTGATGGTTTCACTGGTTAGTGTGTGCAGATGGACAGGGTAAAAATAACACCCAATCAAAACAATCTCTAATTTACTGTGGATTTAAAATAATTTCACATCACTGAATGATCCTTCCGGCACTAGAAAGTAGAGACAGTTGTTTAAGTTGTTTGTGGTTTTCTCAAACTCAAATCGAGTCAAATGAGTCTTTTCAAACATGATTCCTTATGGCTTGTTTCAAATCAACATATATCAATTTGGTGAATGGTGGTCTATGAAATTGAAGCATGGCTGAACTTTCTTCCTTAGACCTGTAGATTATTGTCCACCATGTTGGTTTGTTactgaaaaatgtgtgtgtgtcatttcagCTCTCCCCCTATGACAACCTTCTCctctgtcagcctgtctcctcccccttacTGCTCAGGTCAGTACAGTAAATCTGCATTAGGTCGAGTCGCAATAAACTATGTGGTGGAATGCGTTATTTTGCGCTAGGAGCTATCACTCCAACAATGGCTTAGTTTCCCCTGAGGGATTTCTAGTATCATATTGAAGTGAATCCATGAAAACAATAATGAATTGATAAATAGGCTGTTATTTTCTGTCTGTTCTTTTCTGTCTGTAGTGGTGCTAGCTTTGTGAAGCTGCTGCAGAACCTGGGCCCTGAGAATGCCTGTGTCCTGCTGCTGGCCGTGCTGACGGAGCACAAACTACTGCTACACTCCCTCCGCCCCGACGTCCTCACCTCCGTCAGCGAGGCCCTGGTGTctgtgagttacacacacacgcCAAACCTACACCCACGtatgcaatcacacacacaaagacatatacgtacacacacactcattccaaTCAAAGAAAGCACTCTATCCCTCCAGATGACGTTCCCTCTGCGTTGGCACTGCCCGTACATCCCCCTGTGCCCGCTGCGGCTGGCAGACGTACTGTGTGCCCCCATGCCCTTCATCGTGGGCGTCCACTCCAGCTACTTTGACCTCTATGACCCCCCTACTGACGTGGTGTGTGTTGACCTGGACACCAACACCATCTTTCAGTGAGTACACTGACCTTGAAGGACCTGAACCAGGATGCAACTGATGGAAGAGGAAGCAACGAAACCAAACATATGCACGTTTGAAAGGATGAAATCCATAGTTTCGTTTTCTCTTCTCCTGCAGAGCAGAGGACAAGAAGCCGTTGTCATGGCGATCGCTACCAAGGAAGCATGGCAAGATGCTGGTGAATACCCTCACCAACTTGATGAAGACTCTGGAGAAAAGTGGGTGATGGCTGGAGACTCCATGCATGATATGCATTTTCTTCTCATCTCCCTTCTGTCAATCATTTTACATCATCTAGTCTACTTATTCTGAAGCCCATCTAGGGACCGATGCAGGAATATGAGTACAAGCTGAAACATATTGGTGCAATACATCTGACTCTTGATAATTCAATGTGCCAATCCTTTTTATCTTCATAATTTTATCTTTGTGCCTTTCTCCACCACTATCCCCATTTGCCTCACttttcctctccccccctccccacatTCCCCTCCATCAGTCTACACCACTGGCCAAGAGGAGGCCACCCTGGAGTTCCTGCTGACGGACTATGACCTGATCTATGGGCGTCAGAAGCAGCTGGAGCTGGAGATCCAGGAGGCCTTCCTGCGCTTCATGAGCTGCTTGCTGAGGGGCTACCGTGCCTACCTGCTGCCCATCACCCAGGCCCCCTCAGACAGGACCACCGACTGCAGCTCCCTCTTCAACCTGCAGGGTCAGTGGGGGGTGACTGCCTGTGTGTGACTCATAACTCACAAAACAATTTACACAAGTGTACACAAATATTATTTAACTTTCTAGCTGAgtacgtgtgtgtgggtgttttacCGCACCTACGAAGctagtgttttaatgtgtgaagTTAACCACTCCCTGGCTCTTGCAGGCTTCCTGAAGTCTCGTGAACGCAACCACCAGAAGTTCTACACCCAGCTGACCAGGACCCAGATGTTCACTCAGTTCATCGAAGAGTGCTCATTCGTCAGTGATCGCCATGCCTGTCTGGAGTTCTTCGACGAGTGTGTCCAGAAGGTCAAAATCACATCTTCGTGTTTTACAGGATGTTTAGTGATGCACCATATCTTATGGAAGCCTTTAGTGTGTTGATTCTAATACTGAAACCGGATGAGCCTTTTTGTATTTGCGCAGCTAATGGAAATGTGTGTGATCCATTCCTGCCCTCTATGTTGTCAATGTTTGTGTCTACCTGTGtatatatgtggtgtgtgtaagCAGTCAGATGTGGAGAAGCCTGAGGAGGTGCGTCTGATAGACCTGGACGAGGCCCACAGTGGGGAGCACACGGTCTTCATCATGCCCCCAGAGGAACCCCAGGAGCCAGACGGTTCAGAGTGCCCCACTCACTACAGGTAACACAGGCGCTACATATAGCAGGGTATGTGTTCACTAAGCTTCTCAGAGTAGGGCTGGGACTAGGATGAGTTTAATCTTTTAAATGATAAAGAATAAGAGGGTTGTACTGATTCTAGATGAGCACAAATAAGGGCCCCGGCACTTTATACTGTCTGATGCTGTGACCAGTGACGGCGTGTTTGTCTGTTTACAGCTATGAGACGTTCCCTGTGCTCTGCATGGATCTGTTTGACCAGCCTCAGGACCAGCTACGTGTCCCTACCAAGGGGAGTGCCCCCAGCAGCCCAGCCCCGCGACGGACTAAACAGGTACAGACCCCAACCGCCGCACCAGAGCCCCAATGCAACCCCACTGAAAGCCAACAACCCCAGTGGATCCACTTTATCAAAACCACTAGGAACTATACAATAATAAGAGGCTGACTCACGCTGTTTAATTTCAatctttattattttattaagaGCATTACCCTGCcagcaaatcaaaatgtattagcATCAATCAACTTGATCTGTTCGAGACTCCCCAGTTAGCTTTATGATAACCCAGTTTTCCACAGCTAAAGAGGGAACATGCTTCACTGTTTTTCTGTGCCATTTGAATTTAATGAGCATTCATATTTCATTCTTCATTCAATATTTAAAAGCAGAAGCACAGTGGCGGCTGTGTATTTTGGGTGAATACCCCAAGCACCCTTCAGGGTTGTTAAGTTTGCCTTCTAGGACACATAGGAACCACATTATTACATCTTTAGTAAATCTAGATTGGATGACCTAACTcccctgtatccccctctctcctttaggAGATTAAGCTGGCACAGAAGCGGGCACAGATATACTCGGCAGTGCCCGACATGTGGTCCAAATGCCTGCTGGGCCACTGCTATGGGCTGTGGTTCATATACCTGCCCACCTTTGTGCGGGCGGAGAGTGCCAAGGTGCGTGCCTTGCAAACGGCATATGAGGTGCTCAAGCACATGGAGACCAGGAAGGTGGTACTACCAGATGAGGTGTGTTACAGGATCCTGATGCAGCTGTGTGGGCAGTACGGGCAGCCTGTGCTCGCTGTTAGGGTACTTCTGGAGATGAAGAAAGCTGGGATCACACCCAACACCATCACCTATGCATACTACAACAAGGTGAGACATTATTTACTTCAATTAAAAGTTGAACCCCGTCTGTGATCTCATCTGTAagtgtttgtatttttttttctccatattGACTCACCTCTGGCTCGGCCCACTCTCCTCAGGCAGTGCTGGAGAGCAAGTGGCCCTCTACCAATCAGGGTGGCCGTCTACGCTGGGCCAAGTTGCGCAACGTTCTGATGGCCGTGGCGCAGttcagacagccagtcagacaATGGCAGAAAAGTGGTTCAGTAGGCTCGCGGACAGGTCAggacattatttatttattttttactattgtttgtaaCAAAAATTGTCATTGGTTTTAGTGGCCTTTTTtaatggtttaaaaaaaacattatataTGTAAAAACAGAGGTGAAACATGTTTTGTCTTTTTAAAAAGATACAATGGACAGTAACCAACGATCCCGCCCACAATCTAACCTGATTCGTCAGTCCAGCTGGAGCGGCCTTAGTGAAAGCTCCAGCCACGAATCGCTGACGGGGTCTATGGTGAAGAGCAACAGCCTGAGCAGCATGAGAGGCTCAACAGACAGTGAGTGATGGATATCTATTATATAGAAATAGCACTGTCATTGGAatgttatacactgctcaaaaaaataaagggaacacttaaacaacacaatgtaactccaagtcaatcacacttctgtgaaatcaaactgtccacttaggaagcaacactgactgacaatacatttcacatgctgttgtgcaaatggaatagacaacaggtggaaattataggcatttagcaagacacccccaataaaggagtggttctgcaggtggtgaccagaccacttctcagttcctatgcttcctggctgatgttttggtcacttttgaatgctgccggtgctttcactctagtggtagcatgagacggagtctacaacccacacaagtggctcaggtagtgcagctcatccaggatggcacatcaatgcgagctgtggcaatgaggtttgctgtgtctgtcagcgtagtgtccagagcatggaggcgctaccaggagacaggccagtacatcaggagacgtggaggaggccgtaggagggcaacaccccagcagcaggaccgctacctccgcctttgtgcaaggaggagcaggaggagcactgccagagccctgaaaaatgacctccagcaggccacaaatgtgcatgtttgctcaaacggtcagaaacagactccatgagggtggtatgagggtcctacgtccacaggtgggggttgtgcttacagcccaacaccgtgcaggacgtttggcttttgccagagaacaccaagattggcaaattcgccactggtgccctgtgctcttcacagataaaagcaggttcacactgagcacgtgacagagtctggagacgccgtggagaatgttctgctgcctgcaacatcctccagcatgaccggtttggcggtgggtcagtcatagtgtggggtggcatttctttggggggccgcacagtcctccatgtgctcgccagaggtagcctgactaccattaggtaccgagatgagatcctcagaccccttgtgagaccatatgctggtgcggttggccctgggttcctcctaatgcaagacaatgctagacctcaggtggctggagtgtgtcagcagttcctgcaagaggaaggcattgatgctatggactggcccgcccgttccccagacctgaatccaattgagcatatctgggacatcatgtctcgcaccatccaccaatgccacgttgcaccacagactgtccaggagttggcggatgctttagtccaggtctgggaggagatccctcaggagaccatctgccacctcatcaggagcatgcccaggcgttgtagggaggtcatacaggcacgtggaggccacacacactactgagccacattttgacttgttttaaggacattacatcaaagttggatcagcctgtagtatggttttccactttaattttgagtgtgactccaaatccagacctccatgggttgatacatttgatttccattgataatttttgtgtgattctgttgtcagcacattcaaatatgtaaagaaaaaagtatttaataagaatatttcattcattcagatctaggatgtgttattttagtgttccctttatttttttgagcagtgtataatggcattgaggagtacaccgactcagtcaccagcttcatcaacgtcatccccacagtgaccatatgtacatatcccagccagaagccatggatttacaggcaacatctgcaccgagTTAAATGCAGCCttttt contains:
- the LOC112222853 gene encoding DENN domain-containing protein 4B isoform X2, encoding MTEEKCPQLVDYFVVAGLAPGGSDPLDEEGQQRGGRVVEPVIDLAVIARGLGEEVPEGFTCIEKTQGGHPAELSTGLINNPHMYLCYRRGHDKPPILDLGVLYEGKEVVKQGWYVIETTPYSRSASLSSGGPATHRTFLTYRRAPESQALHTLGVTDISLLLPSKGEVAPHTFCRVEKNLNTGIWGPALYLCYKRAVAKANALVYEAGLISRYPEADVESFPLPESVPMFCLPMGVTVESWPLNTKYQLPVFSTFVLTSACGDKVYGAAIQFYEAFPRECLSERQSVRLGLVSVVDRRPITNRTLQVKKSVCVLSHWPFFTVFQKFLTFVYRYSISGPHVLPLEKHISSFMHNVPFPSPQRPRILVQLSPYDNLLLCQPVSSPLLLSGASFVKLLQNLGPENACVLLLAVLTEHKLLLHSLRPDVLTSVSEALVSMTFPLRWHCPYIPLCPLRLADVLCAPMPFIVGVHSSYFDLYDPPTDVVCVDLDTNTIFQAEDKKPLSWRSLPRKHGKMLVNTLTNLMKTLEKIYTTGQEEATLEFLLTDYDLIYGRQKQLELEIQEAFLRFMSCLLRGYRAYLLPITQAPSDRTTDCSSLFNLQGFLKSRERNHQKFYTQLTRTQMFTQFIEECSFVSDRHACLEFFDECVQKSDVEKPEEVRLIDLDEAHSGEHTVFIMPPEEPQEPDGSECPTHYSYETFPVLCMDLFDQPQDQLRVPTKGSAPSSPAPRRTKQEIKLAQKRAQIYSAVPDMWSKCLLGHCYGLWFIYLPTFVRAESAKVRALQTAYEVLKHMETRKVVLPDEVCYRILMQLCGQYGQPVLAVRVLLEMKKAGITPNTITYAYYNKAVLESKWPSTNQGGRLRWAKLRNVLMAVAQFRQPVRQWQKSGSVGSRTDTMDSNQRSRPQSNLIRQSSWSGLSESSSHESLTGSMVKSNSLSSMRGSTDKSKLSMKAVLRNAGANGCSDPASRKPPVGPRDTSTPSPFPPGGVLVRRDQVCLSTFYKDCAEMANSDPDCSCQPGERDGRPPGPRDTVSRKVVDENYNNVSPRSRGSLTGKLQQLLTPTRHRVSGRRAASVDARRSGGENGPVSRVSEQRQSRKVAESLLKAKERLYNATSESSLSVGSDVDLPDTTNLAFPLRKSWDTNQEGAGLQVLMSSCSLCRSCNSLVYDEEIMAGWTSDDSNLNSSCPFCSTTFVPLLNAEICVLGPISSLERTNWNTEEEVESAAKPPGGQEAILGHNGVSEDSSSETSSYSESSSATMGSSVGESPQVTVAYLSPLVLRKELESLLENEGEAVLAQGQLLDSHSIIFWNLVWYFHRLGLPSNLLQLVRSSPLANQLAQTSENSAVRVRLLWDTLTPDTDHWPPLYILWRIHSGVPMRNHSWRRHNHPFTLAFLEEVLRWVGMNEIHKGITLFLETIAKQPGTPKIQRSLYREMLFLTLAAMGRDHVAAFDKKYKAAYQRLSGSLGRGELRRKRAQPPSPKAVDCRRSFLLPLEC